The Candidatus Polarisedimenticolia bacterium genome has a window encoding:
- a CDS encoding MMPL family transporter, whose product MKGSIKQGLFLRIERLATRHYRMVFLITVLFVALSILLGSRLTLDGDVLALLPKNNVAINSFRDALKDFGGLDYLLVVLETKDGQSAEDLQEFADLLALRLQKIPEIRYVEHRLDTSGPFFEFFRRNELLFLPPDKLPELEARFTDAAIRRRVQENADQLSGPSSFVVKKILQEDPFWISPLLLREILRSKGALKVDLESGYYLSPDGGALLMIAKPIKPPQDIDFTKKLMEKVRKAEQEAAGEIQGENGAPEVSFGGGYMIALEDNNLIRQDMTRNGTLSFLVIVALYAFCYRRFGAILYSSVPLLVGQFLTLGVAYLCLGHINSATTGFWAMLMGLGTDFTIVMYARYVEERQAGHSLEEALSLMMGTTAFGVFTGAITSAGTFYAMCVTEYKGLKDFGFLVGTGILLCLVAILFLLPAMIAWNEGRKRSKDVTKRLYLHSFGIQRLISWSTAHPRLVVGASIVITAVAGVLATKVEFSENVQDLRSPNNRGILIQEKVSRRFGAAFNPMMVVCTGRDADEVMEKNREVNRKLETFVSNGTLLGYESILTYLPARQDQEAVIQALQNGSGGPYDIHRIEKTFRASLQESGFREGSYDEYLKTLPATLHPTRTMTLDDLRTAGLEPFVSRYVKGDGGSIRTVTYLFPADVAAKRHAPPELVRAVHDPDHGVQITGVNIASTEMRRIFRRDAWRAVLLGLALVTVLLYLDFRSAWLTTLAMIQLLTGVVWMLAGMQAVGIKMNFVNAFVTTMILGVGIDYGIHIIHRISQEGLDNPEGLLETGKAVVMAALSNVAGFGTVGLSNYPGLQSMGMVCVIGSVTCLITALTTLPALMVATHSWKERRR is encoded by the coding sequence GTGAAGGGTTCCATCAAGCAGGGACTTTTCCTGCGCATCGAGCGCCTCGCCACCCGGCACTACCGGATGGTGTTCCTCATCACCGTCCTGTTCGTGGCGCTCTCCATCCTGCTGGGAAGCCGCCTGACGCTGGACGGCGATGTCCTGGCGCTTCTTCCCAAGAACAACGTCGCCATCAACTCCTTCCGCGACGCCCTGAAGGATTTCGGGGGGCTCGACTACCTGCTGGTGGTGCTCGAGACCAAGGACGGCCAAAGCGCCGAAGACCTGCAGGAATTCGCCGACCTGCTGGCGCTCCGGCTGCAGAAGATCCCGGAAATCCGCTACGTCGAGCACCGCCTCGACACCTCGGGCCCCTTCTTCGAGTTCTTCCGCCGCAACGAGCTTCTCTTTCTTCCGCCCGACAAGCTTCCCGAGCTGGAGGCGCGCTTCACCGATGCCGCCATCCGGCGCCGCGTCCAGGAGAACGCCGACCAGCTCTCGGGACCGTCGTCCTTCGTGGTCAAGAAGATCCTCCAGGAGGACCCTTTCTGGATCAGCCCGCTTTTGCTGCGCGAGATTCTGCGCAGCAAAGGGGCGCTCAAAGTGGACCTCGAGAGCGGCTACTACCTGTCTCCCGACGGCGGCGCGCTGCTGATGATTGCCAAGCCGATCAAGCCGCCGCAGGACATCGATTTCACCAAGAAGCTGATGGAGAAGGTCCGCAAGGCGGAGCAGGAGGCGGCCGGGGAGATTCAGGGCGAGAACGGCGCGCCGGAGGTCTCGTTCGGGGGCGGCTACATGATCGCCCTCGAGGACAACAACCTGATTCGCCAGGACATGACGCGCAACGGCACGCTGTCGTTCCTGGTGATCGTCGCTCTGTACGCCTTCTGCTACCGGCGCTTCGGCGCCATCCTCTACTCCTCCGTTCCGCTCCTGGTGGGGCAGTTCCTCACTTTGGGGGTCGCCTACCTCTGCCTCGGGCACATCAATTCGGCGACCACCGGTTTCTGGGCCATGCTGATGGGACTGGGGACGGACTTCACCATCGTGATGTACGCCCGCTACGTGGAGGAGCGGCAGGCGGGACACAGTCTCGAGGAGGCGCTCTCCCTGATGATGGGCACCACGGCCTTCGGCGTGTTCACCGGGGCGATCACCTCGGCCGGAACCTTCTACGCCATGTGCGTGACGGAGTACAAGGGGCTGAAGGACTTCGGCTTCCTGGTCGGGACCGGGATCCTGCTCTGCCTGGTGGCCATCCTGTTCCTGCTGCCGGCGATGATCGCCTGGAACGAGGGGCGCAAGCGCAGCAAGGACGTGACGAAGCGGCTTTACCTCCACTCCTTCGGGATCCAGAGGCTGATCAGCTGGAGCACCGCGCATCCCCGTCTCGTCGTGGGCGCCTCGATCGTGATCACGGCCGTGGCGGGGGTGCTGGCCACGAAGGTCGAGTTCAGCGAGAACGTGCAGGACCTGCGCTCTCCCAACAACCGCGGCATCCTGATCCAGGAGAAGGTCTCGCGCCGCTTCGGGGCCGCCTTCAATCCGATGATGGTGGTGTGCACCGGGCGCGACGCGGACGAGGTGATGGAGAAGAACCGCGAGGTGAACCGCAAGCTGGAGACCTTCGTGTCGAACGGCACGCTGCTGGGGTACGAGTCGATCCTGACCTACCTGCCGGCGCGCCAGGACCAGGAGGCGGTGATCCAGGCGCTGCAGAACGGATCCGGAGGACCCTACGACATCCACCGCATCGAGAAGACCTTCCGCGCGTCGCTGCAGGAGAGCGGTTTCCGCGAGGGAAGCTACGATGAGTATCTGAAAACCCTGCCGGCCACCCTCCATCCTACCCGCACGATGACGCTCGACGACCTGCGCACCGCGGGGCTGGAGCCGTTCGTGAGCCGCTACGTGAAAGGGGATGGAGGCTCGATACGCACCGTGACCTACCTCTTCCCGGCCGACGTGGCGGCGAAGCGTCATGCGCCGCCGGAGCTGGTCCGCGCCGTCCACGATCCCGACCATGGCGTGCAGATCACCGGGGTGAATATCGCCAGCACCGAGATGCGGCGCATCTTCCGGCGCGACGCATGGCGGGCGGTGTTGCTGGGGCTGGCCCTGGTGACGGTCTTGCTCTATCTCGATTTCCGCAGCGCCTGGCTCACGACGCTGGCGATGATCCAGCTGCTCACCGGCGTGGTCTGGATGCTGGCCGGGATGCAGGCCGTGGGGATCAAGATGAACTTCGTCAACGCTTTCGTCACCACCATGATCCTCGGCGTCGGGATCGACTACGGCATCCACATCATCCACCGGATCTCGCAGGAAGGGCTGGACAACCCGGAAGGCTTGCTGGAGACGGGGAAGGCCGTGGTCATGGCGGCCCTCAGCAACGTCGCCGGGTTCGGCACCGTCGGTCTTTCGAACTATCCCGGCCTGCAGTCGATGGGGATGGTCTGCGTCATCGGCTCGGTCACCTGCCTGATCACGGCGCTCACCACGCTTCCCGCGCTGATGGTAGCCACTCATTCATGGAAAGAACGACGCCGTTGA
- a CDS encoding nitroreductase family protein — MEKPAPTPVPIHPLLARRWSARALDPDRMVEPEKLDALLEAARWAPSSNNDQPWNYLVFDGSDPEALEQARSCLVEGNAWARKAPLLLLSVAREHFIHKGKPNRHAQHDVGLASENLVLQGTEMGLVTHQMAGFDADKARRLFGIPEGNTPMAMIALGYPGKIEALPDPLQERERGTRTRKAVEEWAFQGKWGNGRKR, encoded by the coding sequence ATGGAAAAGCCCGCACCGACCCCGGTCCCGATCCATCCACTGCTGGCCCGGAGGTGGAGCGCCCGCGCTCTCGATCCGGACCGGATGGTGGAGCCTGAGAAGCTGGACGCCTTGCTCGAAGCGGCGCGCTGGGCCCCCTCCAGCAACAACGACCAACCCTGGAATTACCTGGTCTTCGACGGCTCCGATCCGGAAGCTCTCGAGCAAGCCCGCTCCTGCCTGGTGGAAGGCAACGCCTGGGCCAGGAAAGCGCCGCTGTTGCTGCTTTCCGTGGCCCGCGAGCACTTCATCCACAAAGGGAAGCCGAACCGTCACGCCCAGCATGACGTCGGCCTGGCCTCGGAGAACCTGGTGCTGCAGGGGACCGAGATGGGGCTGGTGACCCACCAGATGGCGGGCTTCGACGCCGACAAGGCGCGCCGCCTGTTCGGCATCCCCGAAGGCAACACTCCGATGGCCATGATTGCGCTGGGCTACCCCGGGAAGATCGAGGCATTGCCCGATCCGCTTCAGGAGCGCGAGCGCGGCACACGCACGCGCAAGGCGGTGGAGGAGTGGGCTTTCCAAGGGAAGTGGGGCAACGGAAGGAAGCGCTGA